A single region of the Lycium barbarum isolate Lr01 chromosome 2, ASM1917538v2, whole genome shotgun sequence genome encodes:
- the LOC132629044 gene encoding uncharacterized protein LOC132629044, translating to MAEKQKGKVFLRPSKTVENFDDTPLWNHVKVIQLAAGGGGNRTWLCNYCNKKVTGSYYKVKGHLLKLSNHGVEACKQISSDVYAVLKLEHEQAESKKLSIQVNARKKSDYISLPEGSDLEQQKKRKGAEGGGIEKAFNLHQRNTADKLAARMFYASGLSFNLANSPYFKKYSKFLADNPLAGYTPPTYNRLRTSLLSQEKMNIMTKLQPIKDSWKKKGLSICSDGWSDVKRRPLINIMAASSGGPIFLNSINSSGIVKDGDYVANLFVKAIEGVGSENVVQVITDNASNMKLAGSIVEQSFPHIFWTPCVVHCLNLALKSMCQPSEKSTHYKNCKWMVELISQMNNLKNFVVNHDIAHSIFKKYSDLCMLRVAETRFASHIIMADRFQKVKKFLEQMVMDDEWKHYKGDKVIEAKTRDIKSLIMKDEWWDKVDFFLEFTKPILSMLRNVDLDCPSLHLIYDMWDTMTEKVKKIIFEHEGKDLLTGQSDFFDTIHGILEARWNKSNTPLHCMAHSLVPKYYHETWLKGENGIRRFPPNEDSEISFNRVECFRRYFRNSNEFKKVSLEYGAFCSGSGYFGEPHVIEAMMYEEPLSWWANHGVSAPLLQKLAFKLLSQPASSSCCERNWSTYSMIHNIKRNKLTTTRAEDLVFVHYNIRFLSRKKEKYTSGPSKFWDLGGDHVDIDIDETSNSLLELSMNEPQLEGVIFGEEFEDLEEVEDMEEES from the exons ATGGctgaaaaacaaaaaggaaaagttTTTCTAAGACCATCAAAGACCGTAGAAAACTTTGATGATACACCCTTATGGAATCATGTGAAAGTTATTCAACTTGCTGCTGGTGGTGGTGGAAATAGGACTTGGTTGTGCAACTATTGCAACAAAAAGGTTACTGGATCATATTATAAAGTCAAAGGACATCTTTTAAAGCTTTCAAATCATGGGGTTGAAGCTTGCAAACAAATAAGTAGTGATGTATACGCGGTTTTAAAATTGGAGCATGAGCAAGCTGAAAGTAAAAAATTATCCATCCAAGTAAATGCTAGAAAAAAATCAGATTACATTTCACTACCAGAAGGTTCTGATTTAGAACAACAGAAAAAAAGGAAAGGTGCAGAAGGTGGAGGTATTGAAAAAGCTTTCAACCTTCATCAAAGAAATACGGCGGACAAATTGGCAGCCCGTATGTTCTATGCATCAGGTTTATCATTCAATCTAGCAAATTCTCCATACTTCAAAAAGTATTCAAAGTTTCTAGCAGATAATCCTTTAGCTGGTTATACTCCTCCAACGTATAATAGGCTTAGAACGAGTCTTTTATCTCAAGAAAAGATGAACATTATGACAAAATTGCAGCCAATTAAAGATTCATGGAAAAAGAAAGGGTTGTCAATTTGTTCCGATGGATGGTCGGATGTTAAGAGACGACCATTGATAAATATAATGGCGGCATCTAGCGGGGGACCAATATTTTTAAATTCCATTAATTCAAGTGGAATTGTGAAGGATGGTGACTATGTTGCTAATCTATTTGTTAAAGCAATAGAAGGAGTTGGTTCGGAGAATGTTGTTCAAGTTATAACAGATAATGCAAGTAATATGAAACTTGCCGGTAGTATCGTAGAGCAATCTTTTCCTCACATCTTTTGGACACCATGTGTAGTTCATTGTTTAAATCTAGCATTGAAAAGCATGTGTCAACCTTCGGAAAAATCAACTCACTATAAAAATTGCAAGTGGATGGTAGAGTTGATTAGTCAAATGAACAATCTGAAAAATTTCGTGGTGAATCATGACATCGCTCATTCTATCTTTAAAAAATATTCGGATTTATGTATGTTGAGAGTTGCTGAGACAAGGTTTGCTTCACATATTATCATGGCTGATCGTTTTCAAAAAGTGAAGAAGTTTTTAGAGCAAATGGTGATGGACGACGAATGGAAGCACTACAAGGGAGATAAGGTAATTGAAGCCAAAACACGTGACATTAAATCTCTTATAATGAAAGATGAATGGTGGGATAAAGTTGACTTCTTTTTAGAATTTACGAAACCAATTTTATCTATGCTTAGAAATGTCGATCTTGATTGTCCAAGTTTACACCTTATATATGATATGTGGGACACAATGACCGAGAAAgtgaagaaaattatttttgagCATGAGGGGAAAGATCTCCTTACCGGTCAATCGGATTTCTTTGATACAATTCACGGAATTCTTGAGGCTAGATGGAATAAAAGCAATACCCCATTGCATTGCATGGCACATTCTTTGGTTCCAAAGTACTATCATGAAACATGGCTCAAAGGTGAAAATGGGATTCGAAGATTTCCACCGAATGAAGATAGTGAGATTTCTTTCAATAGGGTAGAGTGCTTCCGGAGATATTTTAGAAATTCAAATGAGTTCAAAAAAGTTTCTCTAGAATATGGAGCCTTTTGTAGCGGTAGTGGTTATTTTGGTGAGCCTCATGTTATTGAAGCTATGATGTATGAGGAACCTCTTTCTTGGTGGGCGAATCACGGCGTTTCGGCTCCTCTTTTGCAAAAGTTGGCTTTCAAATTGCTTTCACAACCGGCTTCTTCCTCTTGTTGTGAAAGAAATTGGAGCACTTATTCTATGATTCACAATATCAAGAGAAATAAGTTAACAACTACAAGAGCTGAAGATTTGGTGTTTGTACATTATAACATACGTTTTCTCTCTCGCAAGAAAGAAAAATATACGAGTGGTCCAAGCAAGTTTTGGGATTTGG GTGGAGATCATGTCGATATTGATATTGATGAGACTTCTAATAGTTTACTTGAGCTATCGATGAATGAACCACAATTAGAAGGGGTGATATTTGGAGAGgaatttgaagacttggaggaagtTGAAGACATGGAAGAAGAAAGCTGA
- the LOC132627682 gene encoding 3'-5' exonuclease-like encodes MYTYSSNPSGITYNPTTSKYSVTFAGKTIETTLTDKATVTDEWVREILSLHGNSPMVVVGLDIEWRPHEISWMSNKSATLQLCIDQKCLILQLFYVDQLPESLKDFLKNTKFIFVGIEVADDVKKLKDEYGLECGKCADIRALAKQRWPGRFRRPGLKDLAREVASLNMKKPKHVCMSNWEARELNNDQVEYACIDAYASYKIGHKLLLE; translated from the coding sequence ATGTACACTTACAGCAGTAATCCTAGTGGCATAACCTACAATCCTACTACTTCCAAATACTCAGTCACCTTCGCTGGAAAAACTATAGAAACTACGCTCACCGACAAAGCCACTGTGACTGATGAATGGGTACGTGAAATTCTTTCTTTACATGGTAACAGTCCCATGGTTGTTGTTGGCCTAGACATTGAGTGGAGACCCCATGAAATCAGTTGGATGAGCAACAAATCCGCTACATTACAATTATGCATCGATCAAAAATGCCTTATTCTTCAACTCTTTTATGTTGACCAACTTCCTGAATCCCTCAAAGATTTTCTCAAGAATACTAAGTTTATATTTGTGGGGATTGAGGTTGCTGATGATGTAAAAAAGCTCAAGGATGAGTATGGGTTGGAGTGTGGTAAGTGTGCTGATATTCGTGCGTTGGCCAAACAGCGTTGGCCAGGGAGGTTTCGTAGACCAGGGTTGAAAGATCTTGCTCGGGAAGTGGCAAGTTTGAACATGAAAAAGCCTAAGCATGTCTGTATGAGTAACTGGGAGGCAAGGGAGCTGAATAATGATCAGGTTGAGTATGCTTGCATAGATGCTTATGCTTCCTATAAGATTGGGCACAAGCTGTTACTTGAGTAA